From one Papio anubis isolate 15944 chromosome 12, Panubis1.0, whole genome shotgun sequence genomic stretch:
- the LOC101012560 gene encoding myosin light polypeptide 6-like, producing the protein MCDFTKDQTTEFKETFQLFDRTGDGKILYSQCGEVMRALGQNPTNTKVLKVLGNPKSDEMNVKVLDFEHFLPMLQTVAKNKDQGTYEDYVEGLWVSDKEGNGTVMGAEIRHVLVTLGEKMTEEEVEMLVAGHEDSNGCIN; encoded by the coding sequence ATGTGTGACTTCACCAAAGACCAGACCACAGAGTTCAAGGAGACCTTCCAGCTGTTTGACCGAACAGGTGATGGCAAGATCCTGTACAGCCAGTGTGGGGAGGTGATGAGGGCCCTGGGCCAGAACCCTACCAACACCAAGGTGCTCAAGGTCCTGGGGAATCCCAAGAGTGATGAGATGAATGTGAAGGTGCTGGACTTTGAGCACTTTCTGCCCATGCTGCAGACAGTGGCCAAGAACAAGGACCAGGGCACCTATGAGGATTATGTTGAAGGACTTTGGGTGTCTGACAAGGAAGGAAATGGCACCGTCATGGGTGCTGAAATCCGGCATGTTCTTGTCACACTGGGTGAGAAGATGACAGAGGAAGAAGTAGAGATGCTGGTGGCAGGGCATGAGGACAGCAATGGTTGTATCAACTAG